A single window of Chitinophagaceae bacterium DNA harbors:
- a CDS encoding mechanosensitive ion channel family protein codes for MSLNSLVSSLNEYSLQLTMIFTAIIVALVLKKLINSYIKRNINLRPENRTSLVFLNHSLSFLLFLFLGIFVIYNIPYLKALSVSLFAGAGILVVIIGLASQQAFSNIVSGIFIVIFKPFRVGDRIEVSTEQRGVVEDITLRHTVIRNFENKRIIVPNSLISSQIIVNLNIGDDKICRFVDFGISFDSDVEKAISIMKEECENHPLSIDNRTEEQKAAGDPKVTVRLINFGDSSVNLRAFVWAADPPTAFKLGSELNISIKKRFDNEGIEIPFPYRTLVFKNQGNNNSPNVTVPPIK; via the coding sequence ATGAGTTTAAATTCTTTAGTAAGCAGCTTAAATGAGTATTCTCTACAACTTACTATGATATTTACTGCCATTATAGTTGCTTTAGTTTTAAAAAAATTAATCAATAGTTATATAAAGAGAAATATCAACTTACGTCCGGAAAACAGAACAAGTTTAGTATTTTTAAATCATTCACTCAGCTTTCTGTTATTTCTGTTTTTAGGCATTTTTGTTATTTACAATATTCCTTATCTCAAAGCTCTTTCTGTTTCACTATTTGCAGGAGCAGGTATTTTGGTAGTAATTATAGGTTTAGCTTCTCAACAAGCTTTTTCAAATATTGTGAGTGGAATTTTTATTGTAATATTCAAACCCTTCAGGGTTGGTGACAGAATAGAAGTAAGTACTGAACAAAGAGGTGTGGTAGAAGACATAACTCTTCGCCATACTGTTATCAGAAATTTTGAAAACAAAAGAATTATTGTACCTAATTCATTAATCAGCAGCCAAATAATAGTTAACCTAAATATAGGTGATGATAAAATTTGTCGCTTTGTAGATTTTGGAATCAGCTTTGACAGTGATGTTGAAAAAGCGATTTCAATTATGAAGGAAGAGTGTGAAAATCACCCGCTTTCAATAGATAACCGAACTGAAGAACAAAAAGCAGCCGGTGACCCAAAAGTTACTGTCAGATTGATAAATTTTGGAGATTCTTCTGTTAATTTGAGGGCTTTTGTTTGGGCAGCAGACCCCCCCACTGCTTTTAAGTTAGGTAGTGAACTAAATATCAGCATTAAAAAACGATTTGATAATGAAGGAATTGAAATTCCTTTTCCTTACAGAACTTTGGTATTTAAAAATCAGGGAAATAATAATTCGCCCAATGTTACTGTACCCCCAATAAAATAA
- a CDS encoding CoA transferase translates to MDILKGIKVIDMSTVLAGPSVGSFLAELGAEVLKIENKRTKGDNTRTWKLDNESTPEHLSAYYLSVNYGKKLMYADLTDSKDLQQIKKLVKGTDIFLTNLSEAKLQTYNLDYSNLEKINKSLIYGWITGFFDQSERLAYDLILQAESGFMSINGSDTSGPLKMPVALIDVLAAHQLKEGILTALLRRERNNEGSHIKVSLFQAAVSALTNQASNWLIANKLPGLSGSLHPNIAPYGEQCKTKDDKSIVLAIGSNRQFEGLCKFLELEKLPLDQRFQTNEMRVNNRLILLEFLQDAFKKVNSTATLEYCHKNGIPVAEIKNIKEVFENTEAMELIIEQETEGYKSKYVKQQAFKFP, encoded by the coding sequence ATGGATATTTTAAAAGGAATCAAAGTTATAGACATGTCAACGGTATTGGCCGGTCCTTCTGTTGGTAGTTTCTTGGCTGAACTCGGAGCCGAGGTTTTAAAAATTGAAAATAAACGGACAAAAGGTGACAATACCAGAACGTGGAAGTTGGATAATGAAAGTACACCGGAACATTTATCTGCTTATTATTTATCAGTTAACTATGGCAAAAAGTTAATGTATGCTGATTTAACTGATTCAAAAGATCTTCAACAGATAAAAAAGCTGGTGAAAGGAACGGATATATTCCTTACAAACCTTAGTGAGGCTAAATTGCAGACGTATAATCTGGATTATTCAAATCTTGAAAAAATAAATAAATCTTTAATTTACGGCTGGATTACCGGTTTTTTTGACCAATCAGAAAGACTTGCTTACGATTTGATTCTACAAGCTGAGAGTGGATTTATGAGTATCAATGGCAGTGATACTAGCGGACCATTAAAGATGCCGGTTGCTTTGATAGATGTTTTAGCTGCCCATCAGTTAAAAGAGGGAATTTTAACAGCCTTACTTAGGAGAGAAAGAAACAATGAGGGGAGTCACATAAAAGTTTCTCTTTTTCAAGCAGCCGTTTCTGCCTTGACAAATCAAGCTTCAAATTGGTTAATAGCAAATAAATTGCCGGGACTTTCCGGCAGTTTGCATCCTAACATTGCACCTTATGGAGAGCAATGTAAAACAAAAGATGATAAGAGTATTGTTTTAGCTATTGGAAGTAATCGTCAATTTGAAGGTTTGTGTAAATTTTTGGAGTTGGAAAAGCTGCCTTTGGATCAGCGATTTCAAACTAATGAAATGAGGGTAAATAACAGACTTATTCTTCTTGAGTTTCTACAGGATGCGTTTAAAAAAGTAAATAGCACGGCTACCTTAGAATATTGTCACAAAAATGGAATTCCGGTTGCTGAAATTAAAAATATAAAAGAAGTTTTTGAAAATACAGAAGCCATGGAACTGATTATAGAGCAAGAAACTGAAGGGTATAAATCAAAATATGTAAAACAACAGGCTTTTAAATTCCCCTAA
- a CDS encoding TrmH family RNA methyltransferase, which produces MHEFRKKSMEDLQRLENEDFEKSTKMPLILVLDNIRSLNNTGAIFRTADAFRIEKIYLCGITAQPPHREIHKTALGATETVKWEYRKDINELISDLKSNDYKIFALEQADNSLMMDKLNWDGKKAVLVIGNEVEGVQDEIMDLADECLEIPQYGTKHSLNVSVAAGISIWAFYSTAQIGQKIFED; this is translated from the coding sequence ATGCATGAGTTCAGAAAAAAATCAATGGAAGACCTTCAGCGTCTGGAAAATGAAGATTTTGAAAAATCAACTAAGATGCCATTAATTCTGGTTTTAGATAATATCAGAAGTTTGAATAATACCGGTGCTATATTTAGAACTGCGGATGCATTTCGAATAGAAAAGATTTATTTGTGTGGCATTACTGCCCAACCACCTCACAGAGAGATTCATAAAACTGCACTGGGAGCTACTGAAACCGTTAAATGGGAATACAGAAAGGATATTAATGAGCTTATAAGCGATCTAAAGTCAAACGATTACAAAATATTTGCACTTGAGCAGGCAGATAATAGTCTGATGATGGATAAGCTTAATTGGGATGGGAAAAAAGCTGTTTTGGTAATTGGAAATGAGGTCGAAGGCGTGCAGGATGAAATCATGGATTTGGCTGATGAATGTTTGGAAATACCTCAATATGGAACTAAGCACTCATTAAATGTTTCTGTAGCTGCAGGGATATCAATCTGGGCTTTTTACTCAACCGCTCAAATCGGTCAAAAGATATTTGAAGATTGA
- a CDS encoding glutamine-hydrolyzing GMP synthase, with protein sequence MHEKIVILDFGSQYTQLIARRIREAGVYSEILPYNKKFEITKNIKGVILSGSPFSVRAKNTLKPLFTDYLDKVPTLAICYGAQWVVDNFGGKVESSQKREYGRANLKILKKEHPLFKSIPAESQVWMSHADSIMELPEGFNIIAQTNDIPVAAFEREINGTDEKALLGVQFHPEVVHTVYGAEILSNFLFSVCACKGDWTPEVFIEEAIEKIRKTTNGRKVLIGLSGGVDSSVAAILIHRAIGKNLHCVFVNNGLLRKNEFSEVLESYKDMGLNITGVDASKKFYEELKGVDDPEKKRKIIGRVFIEVFDEEAHKIEEVDWLAQGTIYPDVIESVSVHGPSVTIKSHHNVGGLPEKLNMKVLEPLRALFKDEVRKIGYELEISPSILERHPFPGPGLGIRIIGDITEEKVRILQEADYIFVNSLKERKLYNDVWQAGAMLLPVKSVGVMGDERTYENVVALRAVSSVDGMTADWCHLPYDFLAEVSQKIINQVKGINRVVYDISSKPPSTIEWE encoded by the coding sequence ATGCACGAAAAAATAGTTATCCTCGATTTTGGTTCGCAATATACTCAGTTAATAGCCCGTAGAATTAGAGAGGCAGGAGTTTACAGCGAAATACTGCCTTACAATAAGAAGTTTGAAATCACTAAAAATATAAAAGGTGTTATTCTTTCCGGAAGCCCTTTTTCAGTTCGGGCTAAAAACACTTTGAAGCCTTTGTTTACAGACTACCTGGATAAAGTTCCTACACTGGCAATTTGTTATGGCGCACAGTGGGTGGTAGATAATTTTGGTGGAAAAGTAGAGTCTTCCCAAAAAAGAGAATACGGTCGGGCAAATCTGAAAATTCTAAAAAAAGAACACCCTTTATTTAAAAGTATTCCTGCTGAATCACAAGTCTGGATGTCACATGCCGATTCTATAATGGAGTTACCGGAAGGTTTTAATATTATAGCTCAAACAAATGACATTCCGGTTGCGGCTTTTGAAAGGGAAATTAATGGCACTGATGAAAAAGCTCTTTTAGGTGTTCAATTTCACCCTGAAGTAGTTCATACTGTCTACGGAGCTGAGATCCTTTCTAATTTTCTGTTTAGTGTCTGTGCTTGCAAAGGAGACTGGACACCTGAAGTATTCATAGAAGAGGCTATTGAAAAGATACGTAAAACAACGAATGGCAGAAAAGTACTAATCGGACTTTCCGGAGGAGTAGACTCAAGCGTTGCGGCTATTTTAATTCACAGAGCTATAGGTAAAAACCTACATTGTGTTTTTGTAAACAACGGACTTTTGAGAAAAAATGAATTTTCAGAAGTTTTGGAGTCCTATAAAGATATGGGGTTGAATATTACAGGAGTTGACGCGAGTAAAAAATTTTACGAAGAGTTAAAAGGGGTTGATGACCCTGAAAAAAAACGTAAAATAATTGGTCGTGTATTTATTGAAGTTTTTGATGAAGAAGCCCATAAAATAGAAGAAGTCGACTGGTTAGCACAGGGAACTATTTATCCTGATGTTATTGAATCTGTTAGTGTACACGGGCCTTCAGTCACTATCAAATCACATCATAATGTGGGTGGTCTACCTGAAAAGCTAAATATGAAAGTACTGGAGCCATTAAGGGCTCTGTTTAAAGATGAAGTTAGGAAGATTGGCTATGAATTAGAGATTTCTCCTTCTATTTTGGAAAGACACCCTTTCCCGGGTCCGGGTCTTGGCATTCGAATAATTGGAGATATAACTGAAGAGAAAGTCAGAATTTTACAGGAAGCAGACTATATTTTTGTAAATTCGTTAAAGGAACGTAAGCTTTATAATGATGTTTGGCAAGCCGGCGCAATGTTGTTGCCGGTAAAAAGTGTAGGTGTCATGGGTGATGAAAGAACTTATGAAAATGTCGTGGCACTCAGAGCAGTGAGCTCTGTAGATGGTATGACGGCAGACTGGTGTCACTTGCCTTATGATTTTTTAGCCGAAGTTTCGCAAAAAATAATTAACCAGGTAAAAGGTATAAACAGGGTTGTCTATGACATTAGCTCAAAACCACCATCTACAATTGAATGGGAATAA
- a CDS encoding amino acid ABC transporter substrate-binding protein yields MNGNKKYIWILLLSIVFQSCAILRGPSEPERDVLIIDGTRTEEELKAEDIEIIVDPDVDPDEVYIPKIGFLLPLFLDSLNINIYDEIYFSPEDFERSKLGLNFLKGVKLAIDSLDKKGLNLNVKIWDSANDPQKVRRLFNSGAFDSLDILIGPIYNSPLRTATQLNKNKELFVVSPLSPADNITEKNPYYLQINPTIKMHCDVLFDYIIFKHRYQNNIVLYPEQDKNSPAVEYLKELLKIYTERNPFATFKLQFAQIDSARVPNANLSRFLVPGTQNNFIIPTLNPGVVNNFARQLFNEVEDYDINVFGFPIWGNVERIRMDYLHGLNVHFTSSFHTDNEKKEIVEFNKKFYQAFNNIPDENSIKAYDISMYFFYLLHEFGQDFKTYLEDYIYRGLHTNLYFKAELNDDILTTELSESAPQRGRIDNKNDINFYQNSSLHILRFEDFSLKKVN; encoded by the coding sequence TTGAATGGGAATAAAAAATATATTTGGATTTTACTTCTAAGTATAGTGTTTCAATCATGCGCAATTCTGCGTGGGCCGTCAGAACCTGAGAGAGATGTTTTGATTATCGATGGTACCCGCACAGAAGAAGAGTTGAAGGCAGAAGACATTGAAATAATAGTTGACCCGGATGTGGATCCGGATGAAGTATATATTCCTAAAATCGGCTTTCTGTTGCCTTTATTTTTAGACTCCTTAAATATTAATATTTATGATGAAATATATTTTTCCCCTGAAGATTTTGAAAGGTCTAAATTAGGGCTTAACTTTCTTAAAGGAGTTAAGTTAGCTATTGATAGTCTGGATAAAAAAGGATTAAACCTAAATGTTAAAATCTGGGACTCCGCCAATGATCCACAAAAAGTACGACGACTGTTTAACTCGGGAGCATTCGATTCTCTGGACATTCTGATTGGGCCGATTTACAATAGTCCCCTAAGAACTGCCACACAGTTAAATAAAAACAAAGAACTGTTTGTTGTTTCTCCCCTTTCTCCTGCCGATAATATCACCGAAAAAAACCCTTATTATTTACAAATTAATCCCACAATCAAAATGCATTGTGATGTGTTGTTTGATTATATTATTTTTAAACACAGATATCAAAACAATATAGTTCTCTACCCGGAACAGGATAAAAACAGTCCGGCAGTTGAGTATCTCAAAGAACTACTGAAAATCTATACCGAGAGAAATCCATTTGCTACTTTTAAACTTCAATTTGCACAAATTGACTCAGCAAGGGTACCAAATGCAAACTTAAGCAGATTCTTGGTTCCCGGAACTCAAAATAACTTTATTATCCCTACTCTAAATCCCGGAGTGGTTAATAATTTTGCTCGTCAATTATTTAACGAAGTAGAGGATTATGATATCAATGTATTTGGGTTCCCAATTTGGGGTAATGTAGAACGAATTCGAATGGATTACCTTCATGGACTGAATGTTCATTTCACATCCAGTTTTCATACTGATAATGAAAAAAAAGAAATCGTGGAATTCAATAAAAAGTTCTATCAGGCTTTTAACAACATTCCAGATGAAAATAGCATTAAAGCCTATGATATTTCCATGTACTTTTTTTACTTATTACATGAATTCGGGCAAGATTTCAAAACTTATCTGGAAGATTACATTTACAGAGGATTGCACACAAATCTATATTTCAAAGCCGAGTTAAATGATGATATTTTAACAACTGAATTATCCGAATCAGCTCCTCAAAGAGGTAGAATCGACAATAAAAATGATATTAATTTTTATCAGAACAGTTCATTACATATTTTGCGATTTGAAGACTTTTCTTTAAAAAAGGTAAATTAA
- a CDS encoding choice-of-anchor B family protein, whose amino-acid sequence MKPFIFFVFLFVFSNLVSLTASDFNITFKGQLPYNQTLSGIWSYAAPDGTEYAIVGTRSGTSIVDISDPSNPEEKFFIQGATSDWREIRTFEHYAYITTEGGGGLQILNLSNLPNNVNVNTWTGPANEVNTAHTIFIDENGFAFVNGFNNADGTIPGNQRGFLILDLNANPINPPIVGSFSDAYVHDCYGRNDTIYAALIYQGIVAVIDVSDKANLQIIQTFETPSLFTHNTWLSDDGKTLFTTDEVSGAYIAAYDISNLNSPQLLDRIRILPGSGLIPHNVHYLNGFLVASYYRTGVVVIDARYPDNLIEVGRYNTSIYSPSNGFNGCWGIDPYLPSGNVIASDIENGLFILKPDYERAAYLEGLIINSNDGFPLISADIKILGTSQTERTNLNGEYKTGAPETGEYTLEISRSGCTTKTTNVNLYTDSIIYKNFVLNCTTTNANEVSIAEVFYQLDVTNSQILLKNQMSNESLLVNIYDISGRIHSNFAINALELKEINQPPTPGIYFIHIFNTDKQIHSVEKVYLQ is encoded by the coding sequence ATGAAACCATTTATTTTCTTTGTCTTTCTTTTTGTCTTTTCAAATTTAGTTTCACTTACTGCTTCTGATTTTAATATAACATTTAAAGGGCAGCTTCCATATAACCAAACTCTCAGTGGAATATGGTCTTACGCAGCACCTGACGGGACTGAATATGCCATTGTTGGAACCAGGTCAGGAACCTCAATTGTTGATATATCTGACCCGTCAAACCCTGAAGAGAAGTTTTTTATACAGGGTGCAACTTCAGACTGGCGTGAAATAAGAACATTTGAACATTATGCTTATATTACTACAGAAGGCGGCGGTGGTTTACAAATTTTAAATCTCAGCAATTTACCTAATAATGTAAATGTGAATACATGGACCGGACCTGCAAATGAAGTAAATACAGCACATACTATCTTTATCGATGAAAACGGCTTTGCCTTTGTCAATGGATTTAACAATGCGGATGGAACTATACCGGGAAATCAGCGTGGTTTTTTAATCCTTGACCTGAATGCTAATCCAATAAACCCTCCAATTGTAGGAAGCTTTTCCGATGCTTATGTCCACGATTGCTATGGTAGAAATGATACTATCTATGCCGCCTTAATTTATCAGGGAATAGTAGCCGTCATTGATGTGAGCGACAAAGCTAATCTTCAAATAATTCAAACTTTTGAAACACCCTCTCTATTTACACATAATACATGGTTATCCGATGACGGAAAGACTCTTTTTACTACAGATGAAGTTTCCGGTGCTTATATTGCTGCATACGACATTTCAAATTTAAACAGCCCCCAGTTATTAGATAGAATTAGAATTTTACCCGGCTCAGGTTTAATTCCGCATAATGTGCATTACCTAAACGGTTTTTTAGTAGCCTCATATTACCGAACTGGAGTGGTCGTAATAGATGCAAGGTATCCGGATAATCTAATTGAAGTGGGTCGCTATAATACTTCCATATATAGCCCTTCAAACGGATTTAACGGATGCTGGGGAATTGATCCTTATCTTCCTTCGGGAAATGTTATTGCCTCCGATATTGAAAATGGTTTATTTATTTTAAAACCCGACTATGAAAGGGCAGCCTATCTTGAAGGCTTAATCATTAATTCAAATGATGGTTTCCCTCTTATTTCTGCCGACATTAAAATACTTGGAACCTCGCAAACTGAACGCACAAATTTAAATGGAGAGTACAAAACCGGTGCTCCGGAAACCGGTGAGTATACGTTGGAAATATCCAGAAGCGGATGTACAACTAAAACTACAAATGTAAACCTTTACACAGATTCCATAATTTATAAAAATTTTGTATTGAATTGCACGACAACCAATGCGAATGAAGTAAGTATCGCAGAGGTCTTTTATCAACTTGATGTTACGAACAGTCAGATTTTACTTAAAAACCAAATGAGTAATGAATCTCTTTTAGTGAATATTTACGATATTTCAGGCAGAATACATTCAAATTTTGCAATTAACGCTTTGGAGCTTAAAGAAATAAATCAGCCTCCGACTCCCGGAATATATTTTATCCATATTTTTAATACAGATAAGCAAATACATTCTGTAGAAAAAGTTTACCTTCAATAA
- a CDS encoding TrkA family potassium uptake protein: MEKYSKFAVIGLGRFGETVAKTLAEKGAEVLGIDTREDIIENIRDDIAYAVKMDATDIKALQNQNIEDMDVVIVAIGNDFESLLLTTVQLQSMNIKRLITRANTIFQKKILEKIGIKEIIAPEIEVGVSLAEKLLSPNLLTFIPLPDEYEIVEIACPENVVNQKIEDINIRKKYNINIITVKRKVYKEGKKDPEISVIGVPKPETILLEDDTILLIGKDKDINRFIDTNS, from the coding sequence ATGGAAAAATACTCAAAATTTGCAGTAATAGGTTTGGGAAGATTTGGAGAAACAGTAGCTAAAACACTGGCAGAAAAAGGCGCAGAAGTATTAGGAATAGATACCAGAGAAGACATCATTGAAAATATAAGGGATGACATTGCTTATGCTGTTAAAATGGATGCTACGGATATAAAGGCTCTTCAAAATCAAAACATTGAAGACATGGATGTAGTAATAGTCGCTATAGGAAATGATTTTGAAAGTCTTTTACTGACTACTGTTCAGTTGCAGTCAATGAATATAAAAAGACTTATCACAAGGGCAAATACTATTTTTCAAAAAAAAATACTTGAAAAGATTGGGATTAAAGAAATCATAGCTCCGGAAATAGAAGTTGGAGTCTCTTTAGCTGAAAAATTACTTTCACCTAACCTTTTAACCTTTATCCCCCTTCCTGATGAATATGAAATTGTAGAAATTGCATGTCCTGAAAATGTTGTAAATCAAAAAATTGAAGATATAAACATTCGTAAAAAATACAACATTAATATAATCACAGTTAAGCGAAAAGTGTATAAAGAAGGCAAGAAAGATCCCGAGATTAGCGTCATTGGAGTACCCAAACCGGAGACTATTCTTTTAGAAGATGATACTATCTTATTGATAGGAAAAGACAAAGATATTAACCGCTTTATTGACACCAATTCATAA
- a CDS encoding protein translocase subunit SecDF, which yields MQGKGLIKFFGIALIIVCLYQLSFTVASYRAEQKANNFVKERIQIPDAEAISGMFDGNTRLQIDYLDSLNREKNSIKRRFLDSIGNEVALNFLVEQYTYRDAAERQLSLGLDLRGGMSVILEISQPDLLRALSGYSSDENFERALNLAEERRFESNVDFVTTFGQAYEEVNPGGRLAAIFATPENQEIINITSSNQEVLNAINRESREKIRNTYNILRIRIDRFGVTQPNISLQELTGRITVELPGVDDPERVRRLLQSTAELNFWIAWDNADLIDFLFEANNVLAEIKKAERGDVEVDEADTISEPIITPVEDEVGINDEPVEPAEVEEDGDAGLFDGLGDIGDDGILDAQEDEDFALENPLFNILSPNLIPTQDGGQSIGDGPVIGYVNSFNKDQVMEYLNMDRVRAIFPRNVKFVWSALPIESEGQQIYELYALETTPGQDRPLLSGNVVVNAGQDFDQFGNAIVNMSMNREGSVRWRQITGDNVGKSIAIVLDDEVYSAPTIQGEISGGRTQITGRFDIREAQDLANILRAGQLPARAEIVEEEIVGPSLGQESINAGLQSLLIGLSLVFIFMILYYNIGGIISNIVLFLNLFFILGVLASLGAALTLPGIAGIVLTIGMAVDANVIIYERIREELIKGKGIKMAIKDGYYNSYSAIVDANLTTLITGFILLFFGLGPVQGFATVLVIGIFSSFFTAVLISRLIIEGLTNREKKVNFFNKYTEGAFKNLNYDFINKRKFTYILSGIIILLGITSMLTRGFELGVDFQGGRSYVVRFDQSVNTTELSTSLTDQFEAMPEVKTFGASNQVKITTAFMITDSRPEADSIVENLLFEGVKDFYDSEITYNEFINNFRMSSVKIGPNIADDIRQGAIWATVFSLVGIFLYILARFRRWQFSIGAIIAIFHDVLIMLSIFSIFKGILPFSMEIDQAFIAAILTIIGYSINDTVIVFDRIREYLILHPREKMDKTINLAINSTLSRTVITAITTLLVVVILFIFGGEVIRGFSFALLIGILVGTYSSIFIASPAVLDMIKKDNTVKK from the coding sequence ATGCAAGGAAAAGGCCTTATTAAGTTTTTTGGTATTGCGCTGATTATTGTTTGCCTTTATCAGTTATCATTCACTGTTGCTTCTTACAGAGCTGAGCAAAAAGCAAATAATTTCGTAAAGGAAAGAATTCAAATACCTGATGCGGAAGCTATCAGCGGAATGTTTGACGGCAATACCCGACTTCAAATTGACTATTTAGACTCACTTAACAGAGAGAAAAATAGTATAAAGAGAAGATTTTTAGATTCTATAGGTAATGAAGTTGCACTGAATTTCCTTGTTGAACAATACACTTACAGAGATGCCGCGGAAAGGCAACTAAGTTTAGGACTTGACTTAAGAGGAGGAATGAGTGTGATTTTGGAAATTTCTCAACCCGATTTATTGAGAGCTCTTTCCGGATACAGTTCTGACGAAAACTTTGAAAGAGCATTGAACCTGGCAGAAGAAAGAAGGTTTGAAAGCAATGTAGATTTTGTAACTACATTTGGACAAGCTTATGAAGAGGTTAATCCGGGTGGTCGTTTAGCAGCTATTTTTGCTACTCCTGAAAATCAGGAAATAATTAATATCACTTCTTCTAATCAGGAAGTTCTGAACGCAATCAATAGAGAATCCAGAGAAAAAATCAGAAATACCTATAATATTCTGAGAATTAGGATTGACCGTTTTGGTGTTACTCAGCCCAATATCTCCTTACAGGAATTAACCGGTAGAATTACCGTTGAATTGCCGGGTGTTGATGACCCTGAAAGAGTTAGAAGACTTTTACAATCAACAGCAGAATTAAACTTTTGGATAGCCTGGGACAATGCTGATCTGATTGACTTTCTTTTTGAAGCCAATAATGTGTTGGCAGAAATTAAGAAAGCAGAAAGAGGAGATGTTGAAGTTGATGAAGCTGACACTATTTCTGAACCGATTATAACTCCGGTTGAAGACGAAGTTGGTATAAATGATGAACCGGTTGAACCGGCTGAAGTAGAAGAAGATGGTGATGCAGGATTGTTTGACGGTTTGGGTGACATTGGAGATGACGGTATTTTAGATGCTCAGGAAGATGAAGACTTTGCATTGGAAAACCCTTTATTTAATATTTTATCGCCAAACCTAATACCTACACAGGATGGTGGACAAAGTATAGGAGACGGTCCTGTTATCGGATATGTAAACTCTTTTAATAAAGATCAAGTTATGGAATATCTTAACATGGACAGAGTCCGTGCGATATTTCCACGTAACGTAAAATTCGTTTGGTCAGCACTTCCTATCGAGTCTGAGGGACAGCAAATTTATGAACTATATGCCTTGGAAACTACACCCGGTCAGGACAGACCCCTTCTTAGTGGAAATGTTGTAGTTAATGCAGGCCAGGACTTTGATCAATTCGGTAATGCTATTGTAAATATGAGCATGAACCGGGAAGGTAGTGTCAGATGGAGACAAATTACCGGTGATAACGTAGGTAAATCCATAGCTATCGTATTAGATGATGAAGTTTATTCTGCTCCTACAATTCAGGGAGAAATCAGTGGTGGAAGAACGCAGATTACAGGTCGTTTTGATATCAGAGAAGCTCAGGATTTAGCAAATATACTTAGAGCAGGTCAGCTTCCTGCCAGAGCAGAAATTGTTGAAGAAGAAATTGTAGGACCATCACTTGGTCAGGAATCTATTAATGCAGGCTTGCAGTCTCTCCTAATAGGTCTATCGCTGGTATTCATTTTTATGATTTTATATTACAATATTGGAGGTATAATTTCCAATATAGTTCTATTCTTAAACCTGTTTTTCATACTAGGAGTACTAGCCTCTCTTGGAGCCGCACTTACCCTACCGGGAATTGCGGGTATTGTATTAACCATAGGTATGGCTGTGGATGCAAACGTAATTATTTATGAACGTATAAGAGAGGAGCTAATAAAAGGCAAAGGCATAAAGATGGCCATAAAAGATGGCTATTATAACTCCTATTCAGCTATTGTAGATGCTAACTTAACTACTTTAATTACAGGCTTTATATTACTTTTCTTCGGATTAGGGCCGGTACAAGGTTTTGCAACTGTTTTAGTAATCGGTATATTCTCCTCTTTCTTTACCGCAGTATTAATCTCAAGATTAATTATTGAAGGCCTTACAAACAGAGAAAAGAAAGTTAACTTTTTCAATAAATATACTGAAGGAGCCTTTAAAAATTTAAATTACGACTTTATTAATAAACGGAAATTTACTTATATACTATCCGGTATCATTATACTTTTAGGTATAACGTCGATGCTAACCAGAGGATTTGAGTTGGGAGTGGATTTCCAGGGAGGAAGAAGTTATGTTGTACGTTTTGATCAAAGTGTTAATACCACTGAATTAAGTACATCTCTAACTGATCAGTTTGAGGCTATGCCTGAAGTAAAAACTTTTGGTGCAAGCAATCAGGTGAAAATCACTACTGCTTTCATGATTACAGACAGCAGACCTGAAGCTGACAGTATAGTTGAGAATCTACTATTTGAAGGAGTCAAAGATTTTTATGACTCTGAAATAACTTATAATGAGTTTATCAATAACTTCAGAATGAGCTCTGTTAAGATTGGCCCTAACATTGCCGATGATATCAGGCAGGGTGCGATATGGGCTACGGTATTTTCATTAGTAGGTATATTCTTGTATATTCTCGCCAGATTCCGGAGGTGGCAGTTTAGTATTGGTGCAATCATAGCTATCTTCCATGATGTATTGATAATGTTAAGTATATTCTCTATTTTCAAGGGGATACTTCCATTCTCAATGGAAATAGATCAGGCTTTTATTGCAGCAATCCTAACTATTATTGGTTACTCTATAAATGATACGGTGATAGTTTTTGACCGTATTCGTGAATACCTGATTCTCCATCCAAGAGAAAAAATGGACAAAACAATTAATCTGGCAATTAACAGTACTTTAAGTCGTACAGTTATCACGGCAATTACAACCTTACTCGTTGTTGTTATCTTATTCATATTTGGTGGAGAAGTTATCAGAGGGTTTTCTTTCGCCTTATTGATAGGTATCCTGGTAGGTACTTATTCTTCAATCTTTATCGCTTCACCTGCAGTATTGGATATGATTAAGAAAGACAATACCGTCAAAAAGTAA